The following proteins are encoded in a genomic region of Methylibium petroleiphilum PM1:
- a CDS encoding DUF6980 family protein, translating into MTQHCCESMQRQLESVCEEHSSRHECPDALIDYFPRLKEYGLIVHDGGSSSIAISFCPWCGTKLSELQK; encoded by the coding sequence ATGACACAACACTGCTGTGAGTCGATGCAAAGGCAGTTGGAGTCGGTTTGCGAGGAGCATTCGTCCCGCCACGAGTGTCCCGATGCACTAATTGATTACTTCCCGAGGCTCAAAGAGTACGGCCTTATCGTTCATGATGGAGGCAGCAGTTCGATAGCCATCTCGTTTTGTCCTTGGTGCGGCACCAAGCTCTCGGAACTTCAGAAGTGA